One region of Gemmatimonadales bacterium genomic DNA includes:
- a CDS encoding glycosyltransferase family 2 protein — protein sequence MIYVLVPTYNEAQTVGLLLWKVRQVFTAFAREYQLLVVNDGSTDATEDTLAPYTRALPLTLVTHQHREGYAKSLEELLRLAAGRTDRPRRDLVVTLQADFSDAPDDIPELVKRVEGGADIVVADGRRRAGLPRGEALARRLLTPLVRPSLKLEGVTDYVSTLRAYRIATLTRLIRERGSRPIVTHEGWAADLELLVRAARHARRIESVPVAGETAPRQRDSRATPLRSGLSAWRAARQLASLVREPIEPPPDHEDEPAKQTQPPRRRGRGRGRGRGRGPGRPPARPVPTTSPA from the coding sequence ATGATCTACGTCCTCGTCCCGACTTACAACGAAGCCCAGACGGTCGGCCTGCTGCTCTGGAAGGTCCGGCAGGTCTTCACGGCCTTCGCGCGAGAGTACCAGTTGCTGGTCGTTAACGACGGGTCCACGGACGCCACGGAGGACACGCTCGCCCCGTACACGAGGGCCCTCCCGCTGACGCTCGTCACCCACCAGCACCGCGAAGGCTACGCGAAGAGCCTCGAGGAGCTGCTACGCCTGGCGGCCGGACGCACCGACCGACCGCGACGCGACCTCGTCGTCACGCTCCAGGCCGACTTCTCGGACGCGCCGGATGACATTCCCGAGCTCGTGAAGCGCGTCGAGGGCGGAGCCGACATCGTAGTAGCGGACGGACGCCGGCGCGCCGGCCTCCCCCGCGGCGAAGCGCTGGCCCGCCGTCTACTCACGCCGCTGGTCCGCCCGAGCCTGAAGTTGGAAGGCGTGACGGACTACGTCAGTACCCTGCGCGCCTACCGGATCGCGACGCTCACCCGGCTCATCCGCGAGCGCGGCAGCCGGCCGATCGTCACGCACGAGGGATGGGCGGCGGACCTCGAGCTGCTGGTACGCGCCGCGCGACACGCCCGGCGGATCGAGTCCGTACCGGTGGCCGGCGAAACGGCTCCGCGACAACGCGACTCGCGGGCCACCCCGCTCCGCTCGGGGCTGAGTGCCTGGCGAGCCGCCCGCCAACTGGCCTCGCTGGTGCGGGAGCCGATCGAGCCGCCGCCGGATCACGAGGACGAGCCCGCTAAGCAGACCCAGCCGCCGCGGCGTCGGGGTCGGGGACGTGGGAGGGGACGGGGACGGGGCCCCGGACGCCCGCCGGCCCGGCCCGTGCCGACGACGTCCCCCGCGTGA
- a CDS encoding DUF3108 domain-containing protein, producing MLVVTGLLAGARASTSPGRADAAGPTHHAPPTVSDSMHPFAPGERLTYDVKLGIFRVGRASLEVIGFDTVRGEPVYHVVFAIRGRAIFYSMNDSLQSWFSVRDLTSRRFIQDNEENGKPRYRRYEIHPEQGFFVKNDTDTSATVREPLDDASFLYFVRTLPLEVGRTYDFPRYFIPDRNPVSLQVLHRDTIDTPAGRFATISIRPVFQSRGLFSQGGQATVWFSDDDARIPVRIRSRLSVGTLDMSLRSRS from the coding sequence GTGCTCGTCGTAACGGGCCTGCTGGCCGGCGCGCGAGCGAGCACTTCGCCAGGCCGCGCCGACGCAGCTGGTCCCACGCACCACGCACCACCCACCGTCTCCGACAGCATGCACCCCTTCGCACCCGGCGAGCGCCTCACCTACGACGTCAAACTGGGCATCTTCCGGGTCGGCCGCGCCAGCCTGGAAGTGATCGGTTTCGACACCGTCCGCGGCGAGCCCGTGTACCACGTCGTCTTCGCCATCCGCGGGAGGGCCATCTTCTACTCGATGAACGATTCCCTCCAGTCCTGGTTCAGCGTGCGGGACCTCACTTCACGCCGCTTCATCCAGGACAACGAGGAGAACGGCAAGCCGCGGTATCGGCGCTACGAGATCCACCCCGAGCAGGGCTTTTTCGTCAAGAACGACACCGACACCAGCGCGACCGTGCGTGAGCCCCTCGACGACGCGTCGTTCCTCTACTTCGTGCGCACGCTGCCCCTCGAAGTGGGCCGCACCTACGACTTCCCGCGGTATTTCATTCCGGACCGCAATCCGGTCTCACTGCAGGTGCTGCACCGCGACACCATCGACACCCCGGCCGGCCGGTTCGCGACCATCTCCATCCGGCCGGTCTTCCAGTCGCGCGGGCTATTCTCGCAAGGCGGGCAGGCCACCGTCTGGTTCAGCGACGACGACGCGCGCATACCCGTCCGCATCCGGAGCCGCCTCAGCGTCGGCACGCTCGACATGTCGCTCCGCTCGCGGTCCTGA
- a CDS encoding nuclear transport factor 2 family protein, protein MPRYAAARALLALLLIAAPACTSRVIAPPAEPAAMGQPSVETAAARDVVNSFVAAEARGDESADTLLAPDADFIATGIVRTARPRLAGMTGRGEGSIEEARTDLAGSFAWVAVVYRWVGRTPDNAERARATFVLVRRLAGWRIRHVHSSMVERWE, encoded by the coding sequence ATGCCGCGCTACGCCGCCGCTAGGGCGCTCCTGGCGCTGCTGCTCATCGCGGCGCCGGCGTGCACCAGCCGCGTCATCGCGCCGCCGGCCGAACCGGCGGCCATGGGCCAGCCATCCGTCGAGACCGCGGCGGCCCGCGACGTCGTGAACTCATTCGTCGCCGCGGAGGCGCGGGGCGACGAGAGCGCCGACACCCTCCTCGCTCCCGACGCCGACTTCATCGCGACGGGCATCGTGCGCACCGCGCGCCCGCGGCTCGCGGGCATGACGGGACGCGGCGAAGGATCGATCGAGGAAGCGCGCACTGACTTGGCCGGCAGCTTCGCCTGGGTGGCCGTGGTCTACCGCTGGGTCGGCCGCACGCCCGACAACGCCGAACGCGCGCGGGCGACCTTCGTGCTGGTTCGGAGACTGGCCGGGTGGCGGATACGGCATGTGCATTCGAGCATGGTTGAGCGGTGGGAGTGA
- the thiO gene encoding glycine oxidase ThiO, which translates to MPDCIIIGAGLVGAAAARAVAAAGRSVLLIDRGTAGAEASAAAAGMLAPQIEAAAGDPLLPLALAARERYAGLVAELEHDGQPGVGLLHCGIVLVALDEARATELVAQVEAQCAIGLDTEWLDRDALQARHPGIGGEARGALLAPRDGVVNNVALTTGLLADAARRGAEILEREEVTDLRVEGGRVTGVRTPRASYDAGTIVLAAGAWSPAIRGFPRPLPVEPVRGQMALVPWPTGEPKGVLFGRGAYVVPRGDDALLGSTMEHAGFEKATTAEGIRHIRTETGALLPALLTQAIRRTWAGFRPMTPDGLPILGLDPEVRGLIYATGHGRNGILLGPITGEIVRDLVVRGETAWNLEPYAIGRFTTHARQHETDN; encoded by the coding sequence ATGCCCGACTGCATCATAATAGGGGCCGGTCTCGTGGGCGCCGCCGCCGCCCGCGCCGTGGCCGCCGCCGGCCGGTCGGTGCTCCTGATAGACCGGGGCACGGCGGGCGCGGAAGCCTCGGCGGCCGCGGCCGGCATGCTCGCCCCGCAGATCGAAGCCGCCGCCGGTGATCCCCTGCTCCCGCTCGCCCTCGCCGCGCGTGAGCGTTACGCCGGTTTGGTCGCGGAACTGGAGCACGACGGGCAGCCGGGCGTGGGCCTCTTGCATTGCGGAATCGTTCTCGTCGCGCTCGATGAGGCACGCGCCACCGAGCTCGTGGCACAGGTCGAAGCCCAGTGCGCGATCGGCCTCGATACCGAGTGGCTGGACCGGGACGCACTCCAGGCGCGCCACCCCGGCATCGGCGGCGAGGCCCGAGGCGCCCTCCTCGCCCCCCGCGACGGGGTCGTGAACAACGTCGCCCTCACGACCGGGCTCCTCGCCGACGCCGCCCGCCGCGGCGCCGAGATCTTGGAGCGCGAGGAGGTCACCGACCTGCGCGTGGAGGGCGGACGCGTGACGGGGGTGCGCACGCCGCGCGCGAGCTACGACGCCGGGACCATCGTCCTCGCCGCGGGCGCATGGTCCCCCGCGATCCGCGGCTTCCCCCGCCCCCTTCCCGTCGAGCCAGTGCGCGGACAGATGGCGCTCGTGCCATGGCCCACCGGCGAGCCCAAAGGCGTTCTCTTCGGTCGCGGCGCCTACGTCGTCCCCCGCGGCGACGACGCCCTGCTCGGCAGCACCATGGAGCACGCCGGGTTCGAGAAGGCGACCACCGCCGAAGGGATCCGCCACATCCGTACCGAGACCGGCGCGCTGCTCCCGGCGCTCCTCACCCAGGCCATCCGGCGCACCTGGGCCGGCTTCCGCCCCATGACGCCCGACGGCCTTCCGATCCTCGGCCTCGATCCGGAGGTCCGCGGCCTGATTTACGCCACGGGACACGGCCGGAACGGCATTCTCCTCGGCCCCATAACCGGCGAGATCGTGCGGGACCTGGTGGTGCGTGGTGAAACGGCCTGGAATCTCGAGCCGTATGCGATAGGGAGGTTCACAACCCATGCGCGGCAGCATGAGACAGACAACTGA
- the lipA gene encoding lipoyl synthase, whose protein sequence is MASVPLPLVQITPWRPAPLTQPLQFDRKPAWLKVKAPGGANYTEVRGLLKDLKLHTVCEEARCPNVGECWDHKAATFMILGDTCTRNCSYCAVAHGTPQQLDEAEPRRLAEAVAAMGMRHIVVTSVDRDDLPNGGAEMFAAVVRETRGRTPDTSVELLIPDFKGSRTALRIVVEAKPDILNHNLETVKRLYRIARPGGRYDRALELLSRAKAMDPTMLTKSGIMVGLGEQWEELVVAIRDLRDAGVDILTVGQYLRPSATHMPVARYYTPDEFAELKRFADDLGYRHVESGPLVRSSYHAWQQAERAGANPP, encoded by the coding sequence ATGGCCAGCGTCCCGCTCCCCCTCGTTCAGATCACGCCGTGGCGCCCCGCGCCTCTGACGCAGCCGCTCCAATTCGATCGCAAGCCGGCCTGGCTCAAGGTGAAGGCGCCGGGAGGCGCCAACTATACGGAGGTCCGCGGCCTCCTGAAGGACCTCAAGCTGCATACCGTCTGCGAGGAAGCCCGCTGTCCGAACGTCGGTGAGTGCTGGGACCACAAGGCCGCGACGTTCATGATCCTCGGCGACACGTGTACGCGGAACTGTTCCTATTGCGCGGTCGCGCACGGGACGCCGCAGCAGCTTGACGAAGCGGAGCCGCGCCGGCTCGCGGAGGCGGTCGCCGCGATGGGGATGCGACACATCGTCGTGACGTCGGTGGACCGGGACGATCTGCCCAACGGCGGGGCGGAGATGTTCGCCGCGGTGGTGCGCGAGACGCGCGGCCGGACGCCGGACACTTCAGTCGAGCTGCTCATCCCGGACTTCAAGGGGAGTCGGACGGCGCTGCGGATCGTCGTCGAAGCCAAACCGGACATCCTCAACCACAACCTCGAGACAGTTAAGAGGCTCTATCGCATCGCGCGGCCCGGCGGCCGCTACGACCGCGCGCTCGAGCTGTTAAGCCGAGCCAAGGCGATGGACCCCACGATGCTGACGAAATCCGGCATCATGGTCGGTCTCGGCGAGCAGTGGGAAGAGCTGGTCGTCGCGATCCGCGATCTGCGCGATGCCGGCGTGGACATCCTAACCGTCGGCCAGTACCTCAGGCCCAGCGCGACCCATATGCCGGTAGCGCGTTACTACACTCCCGACGAGTTCGCTGAGCTGAAGCGCTTCGCGGACGACCTCGGCTACCGCCACGTCGAGTCCGGGCCCCTGGTCCGGTCCTCCTATCACGCGTGGCAGCAGGCCGAGCGCGCCGGCGCCAACCCTCCGTGA
- the pdhA gene encoding pyruvate dehydrogenase (acetyl-transferring) E1 component subunit alpha, with protein sequence MKTRESKSGGRVSVSTPVIPFAGEDPAALRRLLRDMLLIRRFEERAGEQYALGKVGGFCHLYIGQEAVAVGAISALRNDDYIMGSYRDHGQALARGVSPRAVMAELFGKATGASSGKGGSMHIFDAEKRFLGGHAIVGGHIPLITGAAFAIKYQDGDQVAVCFFGEAAVNTGAFHEALNMATLWKLPAIYICENNRYGMGTAMERASAIYDIAARACSYDMPAETVDGMDVIAVRDAMARAVKRGRERHTPTLLEIRTYRFMGHSMADPIHGHYRTKEEVEQQKARDPIVTFQQRLADAGLLDDVAWESMCAEIEAEIEDAVRFADESPDPEPAELYTHVYRDR encoded by the coding sequence GTGAAGACGAGAGAATCGAAGTCGGGAGGGCGCGTCTCTGTCTCCACCCCCGTCATCCCGTTCGCGGGAGAAGACCCCGCCGCGCTGCGGCGTCTCCTGCGCGACATGCTCCTCATCCGGCGGTTCGAGGAGCGCGCGGGTGAGCAATACGCGCTCGGCAAGGTCGGCGGATTCTGCCACCTGTACATCGGCCAGGAGGCCGTCGCGGTCGGCGCGATCTCCGCGTTGCGCAACGACGACTACATCATGGGCAGTTACCGCGACCACGGCCAGGCGCTGGCACGCGGGGTGAGCCCGCGCGCGGTCATGGCAGAGCTGTTCGGCAAGGCGACCGGCGCCTCGTCGGGCAAGGGCGGCTCGATGCACATCTTCGACGCCGAGAAGCGCTTCCTGGGCGGGCACGCGATAGTGGGCGGCCACATCCCGCTGATCACCGGCGCCGCGTTCGCGATCAAGTACCAGGACGGCGACCAGGTGGCGGTCTGCTTCTTCGGTGAGGCGGCGGTCAACACCGGCGCCTTCCACGAGGCGCTCAACATGGCCACCCTCTGGAAGCTGCCGGCGATCTACATCTGCGAGAACAACCGCTACGGCATGGGGACGGCGATGGAGCGCGCCTCCGCGATCTACGACATCGCGGCGCGGGCGTGCTCCTACGACATGCCGGCGGAAACGGTGGACGGGATGGACGTGATCGCGGTGCGGGACGCCATGGCGCGCGCGGTGAAGCGAGGCCGCGAGCGCCACACCCCGACGCTGCTCGAGATACGGACTTACCGCTTCATGGGCCACTCGATGGCCGACCCCATCCACGGTCATTACCGCACCAAGGAGGAGGTCGAGCAGCAGAAGGCGCGCGACCCCATCGTGACCTTCCAACAGCGGCTCGCTGACGCCGGCCTGCTCGACGACGTCGCGTGGGAATCGATGTGCGCCGAGATCGAGGCCGAGATCGAGGACGCGGTCCGTTTCGCGGACGAGAGCCCCGACCCCGAGCCGGCCGAGCTGTACACCCACGTGTACCGGGATCGGTAG
- a CDS encoding pyruvate dehydrogenase complex E1 component subunit beta — protein sequence MATVTYRDALNQALREEMRRDQRVFLMGEEVGVYQGAYKVSRGLLEEFGPMRVVDTPITELGFAGVGVGASMAGLVPVVEFMTFNFALLALDQVVNSAAKMYYMSGGQVPMPIVFRGPGGAALQLGAQHSQSFESWYANVPGLKVVAPATPADAKGLLKSAIRDGNPVVFFEGEMLYNTKGDVPDGEHLVPIGVAEVKREGTDVTLVAYSKMVAVALKAADELAKEGISAEVVDPRSIRPLDVATIAGSVRKTNRCVVIEEGWPQYGVGAQIVDDVQREAFDDLDAPILRVTGADVPMPYNKQLEKLAKPDAAKVVAAAKKVLYLS from the coding sequence ATGGCTACCGTGACCTACCGCGATGCGCTGAATCAGGCGCTGCGCGAGGAGATGCGCCGGGACCAGCGGGTATTCCTCATGGGAGAGGAGGTCGGCGTCTACCAGGGGGCGTACAAGGTGAGCCGCGGCCTGCTGGAGGAATTCGGCCCGATGCGGGTGGTGGACACGCCCATCACCGAGCTGGGATTCGCGGGGGTCGGCGTGGGCGCGTCGATGGCCGGGCTCGTCCCCGTGGTCGAGTTCATGACCTTCAACTTCGCGCTGCTGGCGCTCGACCAGGTGGTCAACTCCGCCGCCAAGATGTACTACATGTCGGGCGGCCAGGTACCGATGCCGATCGTCTTTCGCGGCCCGGGCGGCGCGGCGCTTCAGCTCGGCGCGCAACACTCGCAGAGCTTCGAGTCCTGGTACGCGAACGTGCCGGGCCTCAAGGTGGTCGCGCCCGCGACACCGGCGGACGCCAAGGGCCTCCTCAAGAGCGCGATCCGCGACGGGAACCCGGTCGTCTTCTTCGAAGGCGAGATGCTCTACAACACCAAAGGCGATGTGCCCGATGGAGAGCACCTCGTCCCGATCGGCGTCGCCGAGGTGAAGCGCGAAGGGACGGACGTTACGCTGGTCGCGTACTCGAAGATGGTCGCGGTGGCGCTGAAAGCGGCGGACGAGCTGGCAAAGGAAGGGATCAGCGCCGAGGTCGTGGACCCGCGCTCCATCCGCCCGCTCGACGTCGCGACCATCGCCGGCTCGGTGCGGAAGACCAATCGGTGCGTCGTGATCGAGGAGGGCTGGCCGCAGTACGGCGTGGGAGCGCAGATCGTGGACGACGTCCAGCGCGAAGCCTTCGACGACCTCGATGCCCCCATCCTCCGGGTGACCGGCGCCGACGTCCCGATGCCGTACAACAAGCAGCTCGAGAAGCTCGCCAAGCCGGACGCCGCCAAGGTCGTCGCGGCTGCCAAGAAGGTCCTCTACCTCTCCTGA
- a CDS encoding pyruvate dehydrogenase complex dihydrolipoamide acetyltransferase, protein MATRVVMEALSPTMEEGRLVAWKKQEGDAVKAGDTLAEVETDKAVMELVARGDGVLRKVMLAEGATVPVGATVAIVGAADEDISSLVGRTDGRTEAAVAPAAVAAGGARAGAGSAAASTVGAPQGAARPGEATAAAGPAGAQPGAPPGPTEPAAAGRVRSSPLARRLAAEKGLDLKLIPGSGPAGRVIKRDVEQAGTAAPAHGRTLADPTRAAAAAVPAEPSGFTDVPLTQIRKTIAKRLAQSLGPIPHFFLTSEIDMERAFEARQHLKSLGDQYAVSFNDLVIKAAALALRQHPAVNAWWMEDRIRYHGDVHVGMAVAVEDGLITPVIRFADRVGLAEISARARELAERARARKLAPEEYTGATFSVSNLGMLDIDEFTAVINPPEAAILAVGRIAPKPVVVDGAVVVRWMMRVTMSCDHRVIDGATGARFLQSVKLMLENPLAMLL, encoded by the coding sequence ATGGCCACCAGAGTCGTAATGGAAGCGCTGTCCCCGACCATGGAGGAGGGGCGTCTCGTGGCCTGGAAGAAGCAGGAGGGCGACGCGGTCAAGGCGGGTGACACGCTCGCCGAGGTCGAGACCGACAAGGCGGTGATGGAGCTGGTCGCGCGCGGCGACGGCGTGCTGCGGAAGGTCATGCTGGCGGAAGGGGCCACCGTGCCGGTTGGCGCCACCGTCGCGATCGTGGGAGCGGCGGACGAGGATATCTCGTCGCTCGTGGGGCGGACCGACGGACGGACGGAAGCAGCCGTCGCGCCCGCGGCAGTAGCGGCCGGCGGCGCGCGAGCCGGGGCGGGCAGCGCCGCGGCGAGCACTGTCGGGGCACCGCAAGGCGCGGCCCGCCCCGGCGAAGCGACAGCCGCCGCGGGACCTGCCGGGGCGCAGCCCGGCGCGCCTCCCGGGCCGACCGAGCCGGCGGCGGCGGGACGCGTGCGCTCATCACCACTAGCGAGAAGGCTCGCGGCAGAGAAGGGCCTCGACCTCAAGCTGATCCCGGGCTCAGGCCCGGCCGGCCGCGTGATCAAGCGCGATGTCGAGCAGGCGGGCACCGCCGCACCGGCGCACGGCCGCACCCTGGCCGACCCGACCCGTGCGGCTGCTGCGGCGGTGCCCGCTGAGCCCTCTGGCTTCACCGATGTCCCCCTCACCCAGATCCGCAAGACGATCGCGAAGCGGCTCGCCCAATCCCTCGGCCCGATCCCGCACTTCTTCCTCACCAGCGAGATCGACATGGAGCGCGCCTTCGAGGCGCGGCAGCACCTCAAGTCCCTCGGCGACCAGTACGCGGTGTCGTTCAACGACCTGGTCATCAAGGCGGCGGCGCTGGCCCTCCGCCAGCACCCGGCCGTGAACGCCTGGTGGATGGAAGACCGCATCCGCTACCACGGCGACGTGCACGTCGGCATGGCGGTGGCCGTGGAGGACGGGCTCATCACGCCGGTGATCCGCTTCGCCGACCGCGTGGGGCTCGCCGAGATCTCCGCCCGGGCCAGGGAGTTGGCGGAGAGGGCCCGCGCGCGGAAGCTCGCCCCGGAGGAGTACACCGGCGCCACGTTCAGCGTCTCGAACCTCGGCATGCTGGACATCGACGAGTTCACGGCGGTGATCAACCCGCCCGAGGCGGCCATCCTCGCCGTCGGGCGGATCGCGCCGAAGCCCGTGGTAGTGGACGGCGCCGTGGTGGTGCGGTGGATGATGCGAGTGACGATGTCGTGCGACCACCGGGTGATCGACGGCGCGACCGGTGCGCGGTTCCTCCAGAGCGTGAAGCTGATGCTCGAAAACCCGCTCGCGATGCTGTTGTAG